Proteins from a genomic interval of Enterococcus faecium:
- the rsmG gene encoding 16S rRNA (guanine(527)-N(7))-methyltransferase RsmG produces MIPEEFRQSLAEKGIELTDHQMNQFAIYYRTLVEWNEKMNLTAITDEKDVYLKHFYDSLTLAFEVDFTQPLSLCDVGSGAGFPSIPLKIAFPELQITIVDSLNKRITFLSELTRLLGIDASLYHDRAETFGQNPHFRASFDLVTARAVARLNVLAELCLPLAKQEGYFYALKAAKSEEELTEAKQAIALLGGKFLKEEAVTLPNVSDQRHIIVIQKKKPTPKKYPRKPGLPNKQPIK; encoded by the coding sequence ATGATACCAGAAGAATTTCGCCAATCCTTGGCAGAAAAAGGGATAGAGCTTACCGATCATCAAATGAATCAATTCGCTATTTATTATCGGACATTAGTCGAATGGAACGAAAAGATGAACCTTACAGCTATTACGGATGAAAAAGACGTATATCTGAAGCATTTTTACGATTCACTTACATTAGCATTTGAAGTAGACTTTACGCAACCTTTATCTTTATGCGATGTTGGTTCGGGGGCAGGGTTTCCTAGCATACCTTTAAAAATTGCCTTTCCAGAACTGCAGATAACGATCGTTGATTCTCTGAATAAACGAATAACCTTCTTATCTGAGTTAACCCGATTATTAGGAATCGATGCTTCCTTATATCATGACCGGGCAGAAACATTTGGGCAAAATCCTCACTTTCGTGCATCATTTGACCTTGTCACTGCTCGTGCGGTTGCTCGTTTGAATGTGTTAGCGGAATTGTGTTTGCCCTTGGCTAAACAAGAAGGCTATTTTTATGCATTGAAAGCAGCAAAAAGTGAAGAGGAATTGACAGAAGCAAAACAAGCGATTGCTTTATTAGGTGGTAAATTCCTCAAAGAAGAGGCGGTTACCTTGCCGAATGTCTCTGATCAACGGCATATCATCGTTATTCAAAAAAAGAAACCAACCCCAAAGAAATACCCAAGAAAGCCCGGACTGCCTAATAAGCAGCCAATCAAATAG
- a CDS encoding ParA family protein, translating into MAQIISVANQKGGVGKTTTTVNLGACLASLGKKVLLVDMDAQGNATSGVGIRKPDVTRDIYDVLVNELPIDEATLITEHENLSIVPATLQLAGAEIELTSMMARESRLKGSLAEVSSQYDYILIDCPPSLGHLTINSFTASDSILIPVQCEYYALEGLSQLLNTVRLVQKHFNPELEIEGVLLTMYDARTNLGNEVVEEVRKYFREKVYETIIPRNIRLSEAPSHGKPIIDYDPRSRGAEVYQALAKEVVSREEK; encoded by the coding sequence ATGGCACAAATAATATCTGTTGCGAACCAAAAAGGTGGCGTCGGCAAAACAACGACGACGGTGAATCTAGGTGCTTGTCTTGCTAGCCTTGGCAAAAAAGTATTGCTAGTGGATATGGATGCACAAGGAAATGCTACCAGTGGTGTCGGGATCAGAAAACCTGATGTGACAAGAGACATCTATGATGTTCTAGTCAATGAATTGCCAATTGATGAGGCAACTTTGATCACTGAACACGAAAATTTGAGTATTGTGCCTGCGACTCTCCAATTAGCAGGAGCAGAGATCGAATTGACGTCAATGATGGCAAGAGAATCAAGATTAAAAGGATCTTTAGCAGAAGTAAGCAGTCAGTATGATTATATTTTGATCGATTGCCCGCCTTCTCTTGGCCATCTGACAATCAATTCATTTACAGCAAGTGATTCGATTTTGATACCTGTTCAGTGTGAGTATTACGCATTGGAAGGATTAAGCCAATTACTGAATACGGTTCGTTTAGTCCAAAAACACTTTAATCCAGAATTAGAGATCGAGGGAGTCTTACTGACAATGTATGATGCACGAACAAATCTGGGAAATGAAGTCGTAGAAGAAGTACGTAAATACTTCCGCGAAAAAGTTTACGAAACGATCATTCCAAGAAATATTCGTTTATCAGAAGCACCTAGTCATGGAAAACCGATCATCGACTACGATCCACGTTCTCGAGGAGCTGAAGTCTACCAAGCATTGGCAAAGGAAGTGGTAAGTCGTGAAGAAAAGTAA